A genomic region of Roseateles amylovorans contains the following coding sequences:
- the ftsH gene encoding ATP-dependent zinc metalloprotease FtsH, giving the protein MNNQWFSKVAVWMVIALVLFTVFKQFDRSATQGNPIAYSDFLDEVRAKRIKQVTLQEGGTGTEIVALTNDGTKLRSTATYLDRGLVGDLINNGVKFDVKPREEPSVLMSILLSWGPMLLLIGVWVYFMRQMQGGGKGGAFSFGKSKARMLDEANNTTTFADVAGCDEAKEEVKELVDFLKDPQKFQKLGGRIPRGVLLVGPPGTGKTLLAKAIAGEAKVPFFTISGSDFVEMFVGVGAARVRDMFEQAKKSAPCIIFVDEIDAVGRHRGAGLGGGNDEREQTLNQMLVEMDGFDTNLGVIVMAATNRPDILDPALLRPGRFDRQVYVTLPDVRGREQILNVHMRKVPVGQDIRADILARGTPGFSGADLANLVNEAALFAARRNGRVVDMQDFEKAKDKIMMGPERKSMVMPEEERKNTAYHEAGHALVARLLPKTDPVHKVTVIPRGRALGVTMQLPEGDRYSMDKERMLSTISVLFGGRIAEEVFMNQMTTGASNDFERATAIARDMVTRYGMTDELGPMVYADNEGEVFLGRSVTKTTNMSEETMRKVDQEIRKIIDEQYSTARKLIEDHKDKMHAMATALLEWETIDAEQIEDIMEGRPPRPPKDWTPPSNKTDSGGTPAVSTGSAPAAA; this is encoded by the coding sequence GTGAACAATCAGTGGTTCTCTAAGGTGGCTGTGTGGATGGTGATCGCCCTCGTGCTGTTCACCGTCTTCAAGCAGTTTGATCGCAGCGCAACGCAGGGGAATCCGATCGCCTACTCCGACTTCCTCGATGAAGTCCGCGCGAAACGGATCAAACAAGTCACGCTGCAAGAAGGCGGTACCGGCACCGAGATCGTCGCCCTGACGAACGACGGCACCAAGCTGCGCAGCACCGCGACCTATCTGGATCGCGGCCTGGTCGGTGATCTGATCAACAACGGCGTCAAGTTCGACGTCAAGCCCCGGGAAGAGCCCTCGGTCCTGATGAGCATCCTGCTCAGTTGGGGTCCGATGCTGCTGCTGATCGGCGTGTGGGTGTACTTCATGCGTCAGATGCAGGGCGGCGGCAAGGGCGGCGCCTTCAGCTTCGGCAAGTCCAAGGCACGCATGCTGGACGAAGCCAACAACACCACAACCTTCGCTGACGTCGCCGGTTGCGACGAAGCCAAGGAGGAGGTCAAGGAGCTGGTCGACTTCCTGAAAGACCCCCAGAAGTTCCAGAAGCTGGGCGGGCGCATCCCGCGTGGTGTGCTGCTGGTCGGCCCCCCGGGAACCGGCAAGACCTTGCTGGCCAAGGCCATTGCCGGTGAGGCCAAGGTCCCGTTCTTCACCATCTCCGGTTCTGACTTTGTTGAAATGTTCGTCGGCGTGGGCGCGGCCCGCGTGCGCGACATGTTCGAGCAGGCCAAGAAGAGCGCCCCCTGCATCATCTTCGTCGACGAAATCGACGCCGTCGGTCGCCACCGTGGTGCCGGCCTGGGCGGCGGTAACGACGAGCGCGAGCAGACCCTCAACCAGATGCTGGTCGAGATGGATGGCTTCGACACCAACCTCGGCGTGATCGTCATGGCGGCGACCAACCGTCCCGACATCCTGGATCCCGCCCTGCTGCGTCCGGGCCGCTTCGACCGCCAGGTCTATGTGACGCTGCCGGATGTGCGCGGCCGCGAGCAGATCCTGAACGTCCACATGCGCAAGGTGCCGGTCGGTCAGGACATCCGTGCCGACATCCTGGCCCGTGGCACGCCCGGTTTCTCCGGTGCCGATCTGGCCAACCTGGTCAACGAAGCCGCCCTGTTTGCTGCGCGCCGCAACGGCCGCGTGGTGGACATGCAGGACTTCGAGAAGGCCAAGGACAAGATCATGATGGGCCCCGAGCGCAAGTCCATGGTCATGCCAGAGGAAGAGCGCAAGAACACCGCCTATCACGAGGCCGGTCACGCCCTGGTGGCGCGTCTGCTGCCCAAGACCGATCCGGTCCACAAGGTGACGGTGATCCCGCGTGGTCGCGCCCTGGGCGTGACGATGCAACTGCCCGAAGGCGACCGCTACAGCATGGACAAGGAGCGCATGCTCTCGACCATCTCGGTGCTGTTCGGCGGACGCATCGCTGAAGAAGTCTTCATGAACCAGATGACCACCGGCGCGAGCAACGACTTCGAGCGCGCCACGGCCATCGCCCGCGACATGGTCACCCGTTACGGCATGACCGATGAGCTGGGCCCCATGGTCTATGCGGACAACGAAGGCGAGGTCTTCCTGGGCCGTTCGGTCACCAAGACGACCAACATGTCCGAAGAGACGATGCGCAAGGTGGATCAGGAGATCCGCAAGATCATCGACGAGCAGTACTCGACCGCGCGCAAGCTGATCGAGGACCACAAGGACAAGATGCACGCCATGGCCACGGCGCTCCTGGAATGGGAAACCATCGACGCGGAGCAGATCGAGGACATCATGGAAGGTCGTCCGCCCCGTCCTCCCAAGGACTGGACGCCGCCGAGCAACAAGACCGACAGCGGTGGCACGCCTGCGGTCAGCACCGGCAGCGCGCCTGCAGCGGCCTGA
- the greA gene encoding transcription elongation factor GreA, which yields MATIPLTKRGSEMLKEELHRLKTVERHAVINAISEARAQGDLSENAEYEAAKDKQGFIEGRILEIEGKLAAAQVIDPATVDAGGKVVFGTTVDLEEEASGNEVTYQIVGDDEADLKQGLISISSPIARALIGKEAGDVAEVQAPGGIKRYEIVDVRYV from the coding sequence ATGGCCACGATCCCATTGACCAAGCGCGGTTCTGAAATGCTCAAGGAAGAACTGCATCGACTCAAGACGGTCGAGCGGCATGCGGTGATCAATGCGATCTCCGAAGCGCGCGCGCAGGGCGATCTGTCCGAGAACGCCGAGTACGAGGCGGCCAAGGACAAGCAGGGCTTCATCGAAGGCCGCATCCTCGAAATCGAGGGCAAGCTGGCGGCCGCGCAGGTCATTGACCCCGCGACGGTGGATGCGGGCGGCAAGGTGGTGTTTGGCACGACGGTGGACCTGGAAGAGGAAGCGTCCGGCAACGAGGTCACTTACCAGATCGTCGGTGACGACGAGGCTGACCTGAAGCAGGGCCTGATCTCCATCAGCTCGCCCATCGCGCGCGCGTTGATCGGCAAGGAAGCCGGCGACGTCGCCGAAGTGCAGGCCCCCGGTGGCATCAAGCGCTACGAGATCGTCGACGTCCGGTATGTCTGA
- a CDS encoding GlcG/HbpS family heme-binding protein, whose protein sequence is MKQKPYLSLEDVKRIAAAAEAEAVKHNWAVTIAIVDDGGHLLWLQRLDNAAATSAVIAPAKAKTAAMGRRESKVYEDIVNNGRAAFLSVPLEGLLEGGVPVMVEGFCVGAVGVSGVKSSEDAQIAKAGIAALG, encoded by the coding sequence ATGAAGCAGAAGCCCTATCTGAGCCTGGAGGATGTCAAGCGCATCGCCGCTGCCGCCGAGGCCGAGGCGGTCAAGCACAACTGGGCGGTGACGATCGCGATCGTCGATGACGGCGGGCATCTGCTGTGGCTGCAGCGCCTGGACAATGCCGCCGCCACGTCGGCGGTCATCGCGCCCGCAAAGGCCAAGACCGCCGCGATGGGGCGGCGCGAGTCCAAGGTCTATGAGGACATCGTCAACAACGGCCGGGCCGCGTTCCTCAGCGTGCCGCTGGAAGGCCTGCTCGAAGGCGGCGTGCCGGTGATGGTGGAAGGCTTTTGCGTCGGCGCCGTGGGCGTGAGCGGTGTGAAGTCCAGCGAGGACGCGCAGATCGCCAAGGCCGGGATCGCCGCACTGGGCTGA
- a CDS encoding Bax inhibitor-1/YccA family protein, translated as MNDHSLQPQGNPGGFGGLNSSFAADRQRVLRNTYALLALSLIPTVLGAWIGVQTGLMAAMGTGLSMVVFFVGAFGLMFVVEKTKNSSTGVIALLGFTFFMGLMLSRLLAAVLGFKNGGTLIMTAFGGTAAIFFAMSTLATVVKRDLSGLSKFLFVGAVIAMIAGIANVFLQSTGVQLALLVAVLGIFSAFLLVDVKRIIDGGETNYISATLNIYLDLYNVFTALLQLLGIFGGDRD; from the coding sequence ATGAACGACCACAGCCTGCAACCACAAGGCAATCCGGGCGGCTTCGGCGGCCTGAATTCCTCTTTCGCCGCTGACCGCCAGCGCGTGCTGCGCAATACCTACGCGCTGCTGGCCCTGTCGCTGATCCCGACGGTGCTGGGCGCCTGGATCGGTGTCCAGACCGGCCTCATGGCCGCCATGGGCACCGGACTGAGCATGGTGGTGTTCTTCGTCGGGGCGTTCGGCCTGATGTTCGTAGTCGAAAAGACCAAGAACTCGTCCACCGGCGTCATTGCCCTGCTGGGCTTCACCTTCTTCATGGGGCTGATGCTGTCGCGGCTGCTGGCCGCGGTGCTGGGCTTCAAGAACGGCGGCACGCTGATCATGACCGCCTTCGGCGGCACGGCGGCCATCTTCTTTGCCATGTCCACGCTGGCCACCGTCGTCAAGCGCGACCTGTCCGGCCTGTCGAAGTTCCTGTTCGTCGGCGCGGTGATCGCGATGATCGCAGGCATTGCCAACGTCTTCCTGCAGTCCACCGGCGTGCAACTGGCGCTGCTGGTGGCCGTGCTGGGCATCTTCTCGGCCTTCCTGCTGGTGGACGTCAAGCGCATCATCGACGGCGGTGAGACCAACTACATCAGCGCCACGCTGAACATCTACCTGGACCTGTACAACGTGTTCACCGCGCTGCTGCAGCTGCTGGGAATTTTCGGCGGCGACCGCGACTGA
- the carA gene encoding glutamine-hydrolyzing carbamoyl-phosphate synthase small subunit yields MLPDLLSAPPAILALADGTVFKGSALGAAGRTVGEVVFNTSLTGYQEILTDPSYCRQIVTLTYPHIGNYGVNDEDVEASKIHAAGLIIKEAPVLDSNFRKNRSLRQYLRDEGTVAIADIDTRRLTRVLREKGAQNGCILALEAGQQITQAHIDEAIAQAKGAPSMAGLDLAKVVSRTEREVWTETEWTLGQGYGQQTAPRFHVVAFDFGVKSNILRMLASRGCKVTIVPAQTPASEVFDLEPDGVFLSNGPGDPEPCDYAIKATAQLIEAGIPTFGICLGHQIMALASGAKTFKMKFGHHGANHPVKDLDNNRVSITSQNHGFAVDPDSLPANLRATHVSLFDGTLQGLARTDKPAFCFQGHPEASPGPHDISYLFDRFIGLMSKA; encoded by the coding sequence GTGCTGCCCGATCTGCTTTCCGCTCCTCCCGCGATCCTCGCCCTGGCAGACGGCACGGTCTTCAAGGGTTCCGCGCTCGGCGCCGCCGGCCGGACCGTCGGTGAAGTGGTGTTCAACACCTCGCTCACCGGCTACCAAGAAATCCTCACCGACCCCAGCTACTGCCGCCAGATCGTCACCCTGACGTATCCGCACATCGGCAATTACGGCGTCAATGATGAGGACGTCGAGGCTTCGAAGATCCATGCCGCTGGCCTGATCATCAAGGAGGCGCCGGTTCTGGACTCCAACTTCCGCAAGAACCGCTCGCTCCGCCAATACCTGCGCGACGAAGGCACCGTCGCCATCGCCGACATCGACACCCGCCGCCTGACCCGCGTGCTGCGTGAAAAGGGCGCCCAGAACGGCTGCATCCTGGCCCTGGAGGCCGGTCAGCAGATCACCCAGGCCCACATCGACGAGGCGATCGCCCAGGCCAAGGGGGCGCCCAGCATGGCCGGTCTGGACCTGGCCAAGGTGGTCAGCCGCACCGAGCGTGAAGTCTGGACCGAAACCGAGTGGACCCTCGGCCAAGGCTACGGCCAGCAGACCGCGCCACGTTTCCATGTGGTCGCCTTCGACTTCGGCGTGAAGAGCAACATCCTGCGCATGCTGGCCTCGCGCGGCTGCAAGGTCACCATCGTGCCGGCACAGACGCCGGCCTCCGAGGTCTTCGACCTCGAACCGGACGGTGTCTTCCTGTCCAACGGTCCCGGAGATCCGGAGCCCTGCGACTACGCCATCAAGGCCACTGCGCAACTGATCGAAGCCGGCATCCCCACCTTCGGCATCTGCCTGGGTCACCAGATCATGGCGCTGGCTTCGGGCGCCAAGACCTTCAAGATGAAGTTCGGCCATCACGGCGCCAACCATCCGGTCAAGGATCTGGACAACAACCGGGTGAGCATCACCAGCCAGAACCACGGTTTCGCGGTGGATCCCGACAGCCTGCCGGCCAACCTGCGTGCGACGCATGTGAGCCTGTTCGACGGCACGCTGCAGGGCCTGGCCCGCACCGACAAGCCGGCCTTCTGCTTCCAGGGTCACCCCGAAGCCAGTCCCGGCCCGCACGATATTTCGTACTTGTTCGACCGCTTCATCGGTCTGATGTCCAAGGCCTGA
- a CDS encoding RlmE family RNA methyltransferase, protein MKVDTKSKKVNKAWLNQHVNDPYVKLAQKEGYRSRAAFKLKEIDEEFQLIRPGQVVVDLGASPGAWSQYLRRRFAPKEAGVGGAAVGALNGRIIALDLLEFEPIEGVEFIQGDFREDEVLAQLEAALGGAQVDLVVSDMAPNLSGIGSTDAARIAHLIELALDFSARHLKPDGALVAKVFHGAGYDELVQAFRDQFRKVKVAKPKASRDRSSENFLVGVGLKVR, encoded by the coding sequence ATGAAAGTCGATACCAAAAGCAAAAAGGTGAACAAGGCGTGGCTGAATCAGCACGTCAACGATCCCTACGTCAAATTGGCCCAAAAAGAAGGCTATCGCTCCCGTGCCGCCTTCAAGCTCAAGGAGATCGACGAGGAATTCCAACTGATCCGCCCCGGACAGGTGGTGGTGGACCTGGGCGCCTCACCCGGCGCCTGGAGCCAGTACCTCCGCCGGCGCTTCGCCCCGAAGGAGGCCGGCGTCGGCGGCGCCGCGGTAGGCGCCCTCAACGGCCGCATCATCGCCCTCGACCTGCTGGAGTTCGAGCCGATCGAGGGTGTGGAATTCATCCAGGGCGATTTCCGCGAGGACGAGGTGCTGGCCCAACTGGAAGCGGCCCTCGGTGGGGCCCAGGTGGACCTTGTGGTGTCGGACATGGCCCCCAACCTGTCAGGCATCGGCAGCACCGACGCCGCTCGCATCGCCCATCTGATCGAGTTGGCTCTGGATTTTTCGGCGCGTCACCTCAAACCCGATGGCGCGTTGGTGGCCAAGGTGTTCCACGGTGCCGGCTATGACGAACTGGTTCAGGCGTTTCGCGATCAATTCCGCAAAGTGAAAGTGGCTAAACCGAAGGCGTCCCGTGATCGGTCGTCTGAGAATTTCCTGGTCGGCGTGGGATTGAAGGTGCGCTGA
- the folP gene encoding dihydropteroate synthase: MSASQIWTTTRFDLDLAERPLVMGIVNVTPDSFSDGGQHNDAVRAINFCERLLGEGVDILDLGGESTRPGAPKVTAEEEWKRLEPVVRAALSLGIPVSVDTCKAEVMRRALDLGVDIINDVQALRDAGAEALVAAHGSVGLCLMHMRGDPASMQQQTQYTDVVDEVRDFLQARLNRMLSLGVARQRITLDPGYGFAKTVEQNTELQRRQHELLALGCPLLVGWSRKSTLGALTGRAVDERLPASLSAALASVARGARVVRVHDVAATVDALKVWQAFGGPLNTGA, translated from the coding sequence ATGAGTGCTTCGCAGATCTGGACCACCACCCGCTTCGACCTCGACCTGGCCGAGCGTCCGTTGGTCATGGGCATCGTCAATGTCACCCCTGATTCGTTCTCGGACGGCGGGCAGCACAACGATGCGGTCCGGGCGATCAACTTCTGCGAGCGCTTGCTGGGCGAGGGGGTGGACATCCTCGATCTGGGCGGTGAGTCGACCCGTCCCGGAGCGCCCAAGGTCACGGCCGAGGAGGAATGGAAGCGGCTGGAGCCGGTGGTTCGCGCGGCCTTGAGTCTGGGCATACCGGTCTCGGTGGACACCTGCAAGGCCGAGGTGATGCGTCGGGCGCTCGATTTGGGCGTGGACATCATCAATGACGTGCAGGCCCTGCGTGACGCCGGTGCGGAGGCGCTGGTGGCCGCGCATGGATCGGTCGGTCTTTGCCTGATGCACATGCGTGGCGATCCCGCCAGCATGCAGCAGCAGACCCAGTACACCGATGTGGTGGACGAGGTGCGCGACTTCCTTCAGGCGCGCCTGAATCGCATGCTGTCGCTGGGTGTGGCTCGGCAGCGGATCACGCTGGATCCGGGTTACGGCTTTGCGAAGACGGTCGAGCAGAACACCGAGCTGCAGCGGCGTCAGCATGAGCTGCTGGCACTGGGCTGTCCGCTGCTGGTGGGCTGGTCGCGCAAATCGACGCTCGGTGCCTTGACCGGACGCGCGGTCGATGAGCGCTTGCCGGCGAGTCTGTCGGCGGCGCTGGCGTCGGTGGCGCGGGGCGCGCGGGTGGTGCGGGTGCATGATGTGGCAGCCACGGTGGATGCGCTGAAGGTCTGGCAGGCCTTCGGAGGTCCCTTGAACACCGGCGCTTAG
- a CDS encoding DUF4149 domain-containing protein, with the protein MLIRIRALLAALWAGELMAVALLAAPNAFATLERAMAGKYVARLFEMDARVALAAGLVLAMMSRRLQRDGVVQGSVMSGDLILPLLAIGLTVFGYYGLQPMMEAARNGQGSWTFLQLHAVSLVCFGLRALAVLALAWRVLPRGAAAQ; encoded by the coding sequence ATGTTGATTCGAATCCGCGCGTTGCTCGCCGCGCTGTGGGCCGGTGAGCTGATGGCGGTGGCGCTGCTTGCAGCACCCAACGCGTTCGCGACGCTGGAGCGCGCGATGGCCGGCAAGTATGTGGCGCGGCTGTTCGAGATGGATGCACGCGTGGCGTTGGCCGCCGGCCTGGTGCTGGCGATGATGTCACGCCGCCTGCAGCGCGACGGCGTCGTGCAGGGCTCCGTGATGAGCGGGGACCTGATCCTGCCGCTGCTGGCCATCGGCCTCACCGTGTTCGGCTACTACGGACTGCAGCCCATGATGGAAGCCGCTCGGAATGGGCAGGGCAGTTGGACCTTCCTCCAACTTCACGCCGTGTCACTCGTTTGCTTCGGCCTGCGGGCGCTCGCCGTCCTTGCATTGGCTTGGCGCGTGTTGCCTCGGGGCGCAGCCGCACAATGA
- the yhbY gene encoding ribosome assembly RNA-binding protein YhbY, translating to MPAIQLTPAQRKEKRSDAHHLDPVVMIGADGLTAAVTKEVDAALKAHGLIKVRVMSDDRDGREQILATLTEELDAAPIQHIGKLLVLWRPMPEKEKAVKEDTRPGPKVVKIVKFSKSGNNRPQIKKVQVLGNQRVTQGGEVKRAKKPRQTSVKKGAQ from the coding sequence ATGCCTGCTATTCAATTGACCCCTGCCCAGCGCAAGGAAAAACGCTCTGACGCCCACCACCTGGATCCTGTGGTGATGATAGGCGCGGATGGACTGACCGCTGCGGTGACCAAGGAAGTGGACGCCGCCTTGAAGGCCCACGGACTGATCAAGGTCCGGGTGATGTCCGACGACCGAGACGGTCGCGAGCAGATCCTGGCCACCCTGACCGAGGAGCTCGATGCGGCGCCCATCCAGCACATCGGCAAATTGCTGGTGCTGTGGCGCCCGATGCCGGAGAAGGAAAAGGCCGTCAAGGAAGACACCCGCCCGGGACCGAAGGTCGTCAAGATCGTGAAGTTCTCCAAGAGTGGCAACAACCGCCCTCAGATCAAGAAGGTCCAGGTGCTGGGCAACCAGCGCGTGACCCAGGGCGGCGAAGTCAAGCGCGCCAAGAAGCCCCGGCAGACCAGCGTCAAAAAGGGCGCCCAGTAA
- the carB gene encoding carbamoyl-phosphate synthase large subunit gives MAKRSDIQSILIIGAGPIIIGQACEFDYSGAQACKALREEGYKVILVNSNPATIMTDPDTADVTYIEPITWQVVEKIIAKERPDAILPTMGGQTALNCALDLHKHGVLDKYKVEMIGANEKAIEKAEDRLKFKDAMTKIGLGSAKSGIAHSLEEAWSVQKRIQADIGGDGFPMVIRPSFTLGGTGGGIAYNPEEFEEICKRGLDLSPTNELLIEESLIGWKEYEMEVVRDKADNCIIVCSIENLDPMGIHTGDSITVAPAQTLTDKEYQLLRNASIAILREIGVDTGGSNVQFSINPVDGRMVVIEMNPRVSRSSALASKATGFPIAKIAAKLAVGYTLDELRNDITGGITPASFEPSIDYVVTKIPRFAFEKFPMADSRLTTQMKSVGEVMAMGRNFQESFQKALRGLETGIDGLSERSSDREEIIQEMGEPGPERILFLGDAFRIGMTLEEVFEETKVDPWFLAQIEQLVKIELSLKGRTLAGLSTDELRLLKKKGFSDKRLAKLLGTNQHEVRKTRHALNVRPVYKRVDTCAAEFATQTAYMYSTYDEECESNPTDKKKIMVLGGGPNRIGQGIEFDYCCVHAALAMREDGYETIMVNCNPETVSTDYDTSDRLYFEPVTLEDVLEIVAKEKPVGVIVQYGGQTPLKLALDLEANGVPIIGTTPDSIDIAEDRERFQKLLHELGLKQPPNRTARNEDQAVALANEIGYPLVVRPSYVLGGRAMEIVHGDKDLERYMREAVRVSEKSPVLLDRFLEDAVEVDVDCICDGADTMIGGIMEHIEAAGIHSGDSACSLPPYTLSQELQEELRRQTAAMAKALKVIGLMNVQFAIQGDVTKGLAENTVYVLEVNPRASRTVPFVSKATSQPLAKIAARCMAGVKLKDQKAAHGRPPVEIQPPYFSVKEAVFPFNKFPGVDPILSPEMRSTGEVMGAGRTFGEAMLKSQLGAGSRLPRQGNVLITVKNGDKVRAVQLARDLTELGFGVVATKGTAAAISEAGVPVRVVNKVKDGRPHIVDMIKGGDIQLVFTTVDETRTAIADSRHIRQAALANRVTYYTTLAGCEAAVEGMKHKDGLLVQSLQELHAELH, from the coding sequence ATGGCAAAGCGTTCTGACATCCAAAGCATCCTGATCATCGGCGCCGGCCCGATCATCATCGGCCAGGCCTGCGAGTTCGACTACTCCGGCGCCCAGGCCTGCAAGGCGCTGCGCGAGGAGGGCTACAAGGTCATCCTCGTCAACAGCAATCCGGCCACCATCATGACGGACCCGGACACCGCGGACGTCACCTACATCGAGCCCATCACCTGGCAGGTGGTCGAGAAGATCATCGCCAAGGAGCGCCCCGATGCGATCCTGCCCACCATGGGCGGCCAGACCGCGCTGAACTGCGCGCTCGACCTGCACAAGCACGGTGTGCTGGACAAGTACAAGGTCGAGATGATCGGCGCCAATGAGAAGGCGATCGAAAAGGCCGAGGACCGTCTGAAGTTCAAGGACGCGATGACCAAGATCGGCCTGGGTTCGGCCAAGTCGGGCATCGCGCATTCGCTGGAAGAGGCCTGGAGCGTGCAAAAGCGCATTCAGGCCGACATCGGCGGTGACGGCTTCCCGATGGTCATCCGCCCCAGTTTCACCCTGGGCGGCACCGGCGGCGGCATTGCCTACAACCCGGAGGAGTTCGAGGAAATCTGCAAGCGCGGCCTCGACCTGTCCCCGACCAATGAGCTGCTGATCGAAGAGTCGCTGATCGGCTGGAAAGAGTATGAGATGGAAGTGGTCCGCGACAAGGCGGACAACTGCATCATCGTGTGCTCGATCGAGAACCTGGATCCGATGGGCATCCACACCGGTGACTCGATCACCGTGGCCCCGGCCCAGACGCTGACCGACAAGGAATACCAGCTGCTGCGCAATGCGTCGATCGCCATCTTGCGCGAGATCGGCGTCGACACCGGCGGCTCCAACGTGCAGTTCTCGATCAATCCGGTCGACGGCCGCATGGTGGTCATCGAGATGAACCCGCGGGTGTCGCGTTCGTCGGCGCTGGCGTCCAAGGCGACCGGTTTCCCGATCGCCAAGATCGCGGCCAAGCTCGCAGTGGGCTACACGCTGGATGAGCTGCGCAACGACATCACCGGCGGCATCACGCCGGCGTCGTTCGAGCCGAGCATCGACTACGTCGTGACCAAGATTCCGCGCTTCGCCTTCGAGAAGTTCCCGATGGCCGATTCGCGTCTGACCACGCAGATGAAGTCGGTCGGTGAAGTGATGGCCATGGGCCGCAACTTCCAGGAATCCTTCCAGAAGGCCCTGCGCGGCCTGGAAACCGGCATCGACGGCCTGAGCGAGCGCAGCAGCGACCGCGAGGAAATCATCCAGGAAATGGGTGAACCCGGTCCGGAGCGCATCCTGTTCCTGGGCGACGCCTTCCGCATCGGCATGACGCTGGAAGAAGTCTTCGAAGAGACCAAGGTCGACCCGTGGTTCCTGGCCCAGATCGAGCAACTGGTGAAGATCGAGCTCAGCCTGAAGGGTCGCACCCTGGCCGGCCTGAGCACCGATGAGCTGCGCCTGCTGAAGAAGAAGGGCTTCTCCGACAAGCGTCTGGCCAAGCTGCTGGGCACCAACCAGCATGAGGTCCGCAAGACCCGCCACGCGCTGAATGTGCGTCCGGTCTACAAGCGCGTGGACACCTGCGCCGCCGAGTTCGCGACCCAGACCGCCTACATGTACTCGACCTACGACGAGGAGTGCGAGTCCAACCCGACGGACAAGAAGAAGATCATGGTGCTGGGCGGCGGTCCGAACCGGATCGGCCAGGGCATCGAGTTCGATTACTGCTGCGTCCATGCCGCGCTCGCCATGCGTGAAGACGGCTACGAGACCATCATGGTCAACTGCAATCCCGAGACCGTCTCGACCGACTACGACACCTCCGACCGCCTCTACTTCGAGCCGGTGACGCTGGAAGATGTGCTCGAGATCGTGGCCAAGGAAAAGCCGGTCGGCGTGATCGTGCAGTACGGCGGCCAGACCCCGCTGAAGCTGGCGCTGGACCTGGAAGCCAACGGCGTGCCGATCATCGGCACGACCCCGGACTCCATCGACATCGCCGAGGACCGCGAGCGCTTCCAGAAGCTGCTGCATGAGCTGGGCCTGAAGCAGCCGCCCAACCGCACCGCGCGCAATGAAGACCAAGCCGTGGCGCTGGCCAACGAGATCGGTTACCCGCTGGTGGTGCGCCCGAGCTATGTGCTGGGCGGCCGCGCGATGGAAATCGTGCACGGCGACAAGGACCTCGAGCGCTACATGCGCGAGGCGGTGCGGGTCTCCGAGAAGTCGCCGGTGTTGCTGGATCGCTTCCTGGAGGATGCGGTCGAGGTGGATGTCGACTGCATCTGCGATGGCGCCGACACCATGATCGGCGGCATCATGGAGCACATCGAGGCGGCCGGTATCCATTCCGGTGACTCGGCCTGCTCGCTGCCGCCGTACACCCTGTCGCAGGAGCTGCAGGAAGAGCTGCGCCGCCAGACGGCGGCCATGGCCAAGGCACTGAAGGTCATCGGACTGATGAATGTGCAGTTCGCGATCCAGGGCGACGTCACCAAGGGCCTGGCCGAAAACACCGTCTATGTGCTGGAAGTGAACCCACGGGCCTCGCGCACTGTGCCGTTCGTGTCCAAGGCGACCAGCCAGCCGTTGGCCAAGATTGCCGCGCGCTGCATGGCGGGCGTCAAGCTGAAGGACCAGAAGGCTGCCCATGGCCGTCCTCCGGTGGAGATCCAGCCGCCGTATTTCAGCGTCAAGGAAGCCGTGTTCCCGTTCAACAAGTTCCCTGGCGTGGATCCCATCCTCAGCCCGGAAATGCGTTCGACCGGCGAGGTCATGGGGGCGGGGCGCACGTTCGGCGAGGCGATGCTCAAGAGCCAGCTGGGTGCGGGATCGCGCCTGCCGCGCCAAGGCAATGTGCTGATCACGGTGAAGAACGGCGACAAGGTCCGTGCGGTGCAACTCGCCCGCGATCTGACCGAGCTGGGCTTTGGCGTGGTGGCGACCAAGGGCACCGCCGCGGCCATCAGCGAAGCCGGCGTGCCGGTGCGCGTGGTCAACAAGGTCAAGGATGGTCGCCCGCACATCGTCGACATGATCAAGGGCGGCGACATCCAACTGGTGTTCACCACTGTGGATGAGACCCGCACCGCGATCGCCGACAGCCGCCACATTCGCCAGGCCGCCTTGGCCAACCGTGTGACTTACTACACCACCCTGGCGGGCTGTGAAGCCGCTGTGGAAGGGATGAAGCACAAGGACGGCCTGCTGGTGCAATCGCTGCAGGAACTGCACGCAGAACTGCATTAA